A DNA window from Ostrea edulis chromosome 5, xbOstEdul1.1, whole genome shotgun sequence contains the following coding sequences:
- the LOC125652406 gene encoding zinc finger protein 135-like: MEKNEDKMEENRGSEDQNNVSVEEQQEDEMAEMKFPKLPRKRKPQSYMCEECGKIFNRADLLRNHKRVHSGDKPFTCEVCGDKFREQGHLRRHMTRHTGKKPYQCYICGKELNSSLAKHLRRHLNDRQFSCVMCDKKFVSGFELKQHILTHKKGTFQENSNRGTPSLDKREPKLPKQVTSVPSIPCGSTGLTHTAQLESTESEIVSYQKFAEETQMALYRRLAVSQGEQGNQLRDPADPSLMNWDYLSYAAGMGLTPTVPGQKQFKSKSSGRKRLSDLPWDISQSSQQLQQQTVSHPEIMQPAQSSMIGMKDSDSMADQTTQNLQCESSNESSQNIEGETNTERKSEKQSTVVMHQELEEKEEQEKEHTESLDIPPTSQTVDQSPPKAILETEGLESDSFTKIQHLTISVKEEPPDVDLPDTVHTDKLSDDDPMEDFSHQDDSGSTTDEYEAEAYFQKLEDSSTTEKDKSDADWTPDEPKKSLKVVIKTPKRAPKRKAPRKGGEKEGPKKKVRKKKAEDATLPTTVCTDADTLYVIPPEKDGSHDNKKKRAAKKDSVFVCDECGKIFFRNDLLRNHMRVHTGDKPFTCEVCGESFRESGHLRRHMTRHTGKKPYKCELCGKELNSSLAKHMRRHMNDRQFPCTMCDKKFVSGFELKHHMIIHNTSDHIPCHICGRKFSHNNILQRHMLTHSDDRPFPCPDCDKSYKCKQDLDRHRSIHKEVFTATCHICGKQFCQDRYLHRHLKRHEQLKEEGIDETERSTRMKPFSCEVCHQRFTTAPNLKQHMHLHFSTEKFACYLCSKMFTQKRYLQRHIRRHKRGCFSKGSIGGIDDTDLLMGHMVATFNEENGKRSKDRLTASSVFQQPDSPSSLEEGEVLNHNSQSDESSYPEQTLRQSETISSKPVFPSAESKFTAYNNSDEELEGYDEDDNDEDDNDEDDEEGYIPPTYLNVMAQPIAKPQS, encoded by the exons ATGGAGAAAAATGAGGACAAAATGGAGGAGAATAGAGGGAGTGAAGATCAGAACAATGTCAGTGTCGAGGAGCAACAAGAAGATGAAATGGCTGAAATGAAATTTCCAAAGCTACCAA GAAAGAGAAAGCCTCAGTCTTATATGTGTGAAGAGTGTGGGAAGATCTTCAACAGAGCTGATTTGTTGCGTAACCACAAACGCGTGCACTCTGGGGACAAGCCCTTTACATGTGAAGTGTGTGGAGATAAGTTCCGCGAGCAGGGGCACCTGAGACGTCACATGACCAGACACACAG GAAAGAAGCCATATCAATGTTACATTTGTGGGAAGGAGCTAAATAGTAGCCTTGCCAAACATCTTAGACGACATCTCAATGATCGTCAGTTCTCATGTGTCATGTGCGACAAGAAGTTTGTGTCAGGCTTTGAACTCAAACAACATATCCTGACACATAAGAAGGGCACATTCCAAGAGAATTCA aaCAGAGGAACCCCCAGCTTAGATAAGAGAGAACCAAAGCTACCCAAGCAAGTCACTAGTGTACCATCCATACCTTGTGGATCAACAGGGCTGACTCATACAGCACAGTTAGAGTCAACTGAATCAGAAATTGTCTCATATCAGAAATTTGCAGAGGAAACTCAGATGGCTCTATACAGAAGGTTAGCTGTAAGTCAGGGAGAGCAGGGGAACCAGCTTAGGGATCCAGCAGATCCGTCCCTCATGAATTGGGATTACTTATCATATGCTGCTGGAATGGGGCTGACACCAACAGTTCCAGGTCAAAAGCAGTTCAAAAGCAAATCCTCTGGTAGAAAAAGGCTCTCTGATTTACCCTGGGATATCTCTCAAAGCAGCCAGCAACTCCAACAGCAGACTGTGTCTCACCCAGAGATCATGCAACCTGCACAGTCATCCATGATAGGAATGAAAGACTCGGATTCCATGGCTGATCAGACCACACAGAATCTGCAGTGTGAATCATCTAATGAATCTAGTCAAAACATTGAAGGAGAGACAAATACCGAGAGAAAATCAGAGAAACAAAGTACGGTAGTTATGCATCAGGAGCTGGAAGAAAAGGAAGAGCAAGAGAAAGAGCATACAGAGAGCCTTGATATTCCTCCCACTAGTCAGACTGTAGATCAAAGTCCACCTAAAGCTATTTTAGAAACGGAGGGGCTAGAGTCCGATTCCTTTACAAAGATACAGCATTTAACAATTAGTGTTAAGGAAGAACCCCCTGATGTAGATTTACCAGACACTGTGCACACAGATAAACTGTCAGACGATGATCCCATGGAAGACTTTTCCCACCAGGATGACTCTGGATCTACTACTGATGAATATGAAGCAGAGGCTTATTTTCAGAAACTTGAAGACTCGAGTACAACTGAAAAGGACAAGAGCGATGCCGACTGGACTCCAGATGAGCCAAAGAAATCACTGAAAGTGGTTATAAAAACTCCCAAACGAGCACCAAAGAGGAAGGCTCCAAGGAAAGGCGGTGAGAAGGAAGGTCCTAAAAAGAAAGTCAGGAAGAAGAAGGCAGAAGATGCAACGCTGCCAACCACGGTGTGCACAGATGCTGACACATTGTATGTGATACCTCCAGAGAAGGATGGATCCCATGACAACAAGAAGAAAAGAGCAG CTAAGAAGGACagtgtgtttgtgtgtgatGAATGTGGCAAGATATTCTTCCGGAATGATCTCCTGAGGAACCATATGAGAGTCCACACTGGAGACAAGCCATTCACGTGTGAAGTTTGTGGGGAGAGTTTCAGGGAGTCAGGCCATCTCCGTCGTCACATGACCAGACATACAG GAAAGAAGCCATATAAATGTGAACTCTGCGGCAAAGAACTGAACAGTAGTCTGGCCAAGCATATGCGACGACACATGAATGATAGGCAGTTTCCCTGCACCATGTGTGACAAAAAATTTGTCTCGGGATTTGAACTGAAGCATCACATGATCATACACAACACCTCTGACCACATTCCATGTCACATTTGTGGCCGAAAATTCAGTCATAATAACATTCTACAGAGACACATGCTGACTCACAGTGATGATCGTCCATTTCCCTGTCCTGATTGTGACAAGAGTTACAAGTGTAAACAAGATCTGGATAGACACAGGTCAATTCACAAAGAAGTGTTCACAGCCACTTGTCATATTTGTGGGAAGCAGTTTTGTCAGGACCGCTATCTACACAGACACCTTAAACGGCATGAACAGTTAAAAGAAGAGGGCATAGACGAAACTGAACGTTCCACAAGGATGAAACCTTTCTCTTGTGAAGTTTGTCATCAAAGATTTACCACTGCCCCTAATCTGAAACAACACATGCATCTTCACTTTTCGACTGAGAAGTTTGCCTGTTATTTGTGTAGTAAAATGTTTACTCAGAAGCGATATCTTCAGCGTCACATACGCAGGCATAAACGGGGTTGCTTTTCCAAGGGATCCATTGGTGGTATCGATGATACTGATCTCCTTATGGGACATATGGTAGCCACTTTTAATGAGGAAAATGGGAAAAGAAGCAAAGATAGGTTAACTGCTTCTTCTGTTTTCCAACAACCAGACTCACCCAGCAGCTTAGAGGAGGGTGAAGTTTTGAACCATAATAGTCAAAGTGATGAGAGCAGTTATCCTGAACAGACTTTACGTCAAAGTGAGACCATTTCTTCAAAGCCTGTCTTTCCATCAGCAGAATCCAAATTCACTGCCTATAATAATAGTGATGAAGAGTTGGAAGGTTACGATGAAGATGATAATGATGAAGATGATAATGATGAAGATGATGAAGAAGGCTACATTCCTCCTACCTATCTAAATGTGATGGCACAGCCTATAGCTAAGCCTCAGAGCTGA